From Paenibacillus sp. V4I7, one genomic window encodes:
- a CDS encoding VanZ family protein has protein sequence MLKFTSIGLLLMIMYLLAVWFLNRKRAILKGKLALNLLFFVYILAVVAVTLFPIPIDNRFIEHVIIKGLHQTNNFIPFKTITDVLHNRYYMVALKNIGGNILLLMPLGLFIPLIWGGIYWKRAVFVGFTSSFIIELTQAIISLFVGFTYRSSDVDDIILNTIGLSIGYACSSFLIKLFQTAKNSNKATNTTRY, from the coding sequence ATGTTAAAATTTACGTCAATTGGCTTGTTACTAATGATTATGTATTTATTAGCCGTTTGGTTTTTGAACCGAAAAAGAGCTATTTTAAAAGGAAAACTAGCATTAAACTTGTTATTTTTTGTTTACATATTGGCAGTCGTTGCGGTAACGTTATTTCCGATTCCAATCGATAATAGGTTTATCGAGCATGTAATAATAAAAGGACTTCATCAAACTAATAACTTTATACCATTTAAAACTATAACAGATGTACTCCATAACCGTTATTACATGGTCGCACTTAAAAATATCGGAGGAAATATTCTTTTGTTGATGCCATTAGGCTTGTTTATACCTTTGATATGGGGGGGGATTTATTGGAAGAGAGCTGTATTTGTAGGATTTACGAGTTCATTTATTATTGAACTAACTCAAGCAATTATTTCATTGTTTGTTGGTTTTACGTACCGAAGTTCTGATGTGGATGACATAATACTTAATACAATTGGGCTTTCAATTGGATATGCGTGTTCGAGTTTCCTAATTAAGTTGTTTCAAACAGCAAAAAATAGTAATAAAGCAACGAATACAACAAGATATTAA
- a CDS encoding RNA polymerase sigma factor: MDIFTLDDLMKQYGQDVWNYAYFLVKNYEMADDITQDVFLNVYRNITSYRGEATVKTWLLKITRNISYNYLNTAFFRKVTLFGFIGRKDVQPSAEHTFLDHEIANGIWKMVLNLPAKFREVLILDAKYELSVMEIAKLLGVSEGTIKSRLFRARAKLSVMLKEEEIASARV, from the coding sequence ATGGATATTTTTACATTGGATGATCTTATGAAACAGTACGGACAGGATGTGTGGAATTATGCATATTTTTTAGTCAAAAACTATGAAATGGCGGATGACATCACACAGGATGTATTCCTGAACGTTTACCGTAATATCACTTCATACCGGGGCGAAGCGACCGTCAAGACATGGTTGCTGAAAATTACGCGCAACATTAGTTACAACTATCTAAATACAGCGTTTTTCCGTAAAGTCACGCTGTTTGGTTTCATTGGGAGGAAAGATGTTCAGCCGTCAGCGGAACATACCTTTCTAGATCATGAAATCGCAAATGGAATTTGGAAAATGGTATTGAATCTGCCGGCTAAATTCCGGGAAGTATTGATTTTGGATGCTAAGTACGAACTCAGCGTGATGGAGATCGCCAAACTGCTGGGCGTGTCGGAAGGAACTATCAAATCACGATTATTCCGGGCACGTGCGAAATTGTCAGTCATGCTTAAAGAGGAGGAGATCGCAAGTGCGAGAGTCTAA
- a CDS encoding sigma-E factor regulatory protein RseB domain-containing protein: MRESKPDWYKMLQGEPFKKRTFTDDLATSIKHKAVSTESKRSVARWLYWLGSCALFAGLIIFSIQKGIILPDTYHQTSTNHNENIPNYETIQVRMLNAIDNYKDIKGTYKIGNQRVEFEVAEGDSPGSYTKITENTGQVVEIISDGVNVLNLNHQSKTFRKLVNPTPEPVKGPRIYRNENGTTSYIHRPDPASAASAWVTFPENYAFMLTDGKIVGQEKYLERDATIIEGNPNEDLPKNFGANQFKIWVDSETGILLKVIGTNEKNEVVHSLEVTSIQINKGIDRSKFSTDVPSGWKPESGTT, translated from the coding sequence GTGCGAGAGTCTAAACCGGATTGGTATAAAATGTTGCAGGGCGAACCTTTTAAAAAGCGTACCTTCACAGACGACTTAGCGACGAGCATCAAACATAAGGCAGTTTCAACGGAATCGAAGCGATCGGTTGCGCGTTGGCTCTACTGGCTTGGCAGTTGTGCATTGTTCGCAGGATTGATTATTTTCTCTATTCAGAAAGGCATTATATTACCGGATACCTATCATCAAACTTCAACTAATCATAATGAGAACATCCCGAATTATGAAACCATTCAAGTCCGAATGTTGAACGCAATCGATAACTACAAAGACATCAAGGGTACATACAAAATAGGCAATCAAAGGGTTGAATTTGAAGTCGCCGAAGGCGATTCTCCGGGTAGTTACACCAAGATAACTGAAAACACCGGACAAGTTGTTGAGATCATTTCCGATGGAGTCAATGTCCTTAATTTAAATCATCAGTCCAAGACATTTCGAAAACTTGTGAACCCAACTCCAGAGCCAGTGAAAGGACCCCGTATTTATAGAAACGAAAATGGGACCACGAGTTACATTCACCGACCTGACCCTGCTAGTGCAGCATCAGCTTGGGTTACCTTCCCTGAAAACTATGCATTTATGCTGACGGATGGAAAAATTGTCGGGCAGGAAAAATATTTGGAACGGGATGCTACAATCATCGAGGGCAATCCAAACGAAGATCTCCCCAAAAATTTTGGTGCTAACCAATTTAAAATATGGGTGGACTCAGAGACGGGGATATTGTTAAAAGTAATTGGGACCAATGAGAAAAATGAAGTGGTTCATAGCTTGGAGGTGACTTCCATACAGATTAATAAAGGCATCGATCGGAGTAAATTCTCAACGGATGTGCCGTCTGGATGGAAACCCGAAAGCGGTACTACCTGA
- a CDS encoding DUF3841 domain-containing protein has translation MMDQMRKRLPNYKGEYPVWLWTNRPDLRYMRHINRGKKAVLLEADLNTEDILFSDFQAWHLVLSNEFLTITEEEDLLIESGHIIMSKEKSWERIFNYKELRQYEYWKGSEDLQAVTGVVPLFRLKHIKTFIGR, from the coding sequence ATGATGGATCAAATGAGAAAGAGGTTACCCAATTATAAAGGTGAATACCCGGTTTGGTTGTGGACAAATAGACCGGACTTAAGATACATGAGGCACATCAACAGGGGGAAGAAAGCAGTTTTACTTGAAGCAGATTTGAATACGGAAGATATCCTGTTCTCCGATTTCCAAGCCTGGCACCTTGTATTATCTAATGAATTCTTAACCATAACTGAAGAAGAAGACCTATTAATCGAATCAGGGCACATAATCATGAGTAAAGAAAAAAGTTGGGAAAGAATCTTTAATTATAAGGAACTTCGTCAGTACGAGTATTGGAAGGGTTCAGAGGACTTGCAGGCAGTAACGGGAGTTGTACCATTATTCAGACTCAAACATATCAAGACATTTATAGGGCGTTGA